Proteins from one Leptospira wolffii serovar Khorat str. Khorat-H2 genomic window:
- a CDS encoding flagellar biosynthesis protein FlhA encodes MDKKWYMQSDFILGAGAVAIVAMLVVPLPGFMLDLLILLSLAISLLIVLTSLSIKEPSEFSIFPSLLLITTIYRLALNVSTTRQILSKGPGVNSAIIDAFGSFIVGSESGLSKYVVGFIIFLILVIVQVLVITKGATRISEVAARFTLDALPGKQMAIDMELSTGNINEAEARKRRKKIEAEVDFYGSMDGASKFVQGDVRAGLIITAINLIGGVIIGASIRGESFISAVETYGKFTIGDGLVSQIPALLTTVATGIIVTRSGSESDLAKQFKTQLFANSKVLYVVAASMGLGAFIPGLPFLPMVLLSGGLAYLAYSMEKTVQEQLEVLEKKEKESVGDRKPRDYYDELRIEPIEIEFGYHLVPLVDASQGGTLMDQISNLRGKFARESGIVIPPIRILDNLEIPPDQFTIKINGVEVGSSTIRPEKLMAMPSAESQELSSIEGESFMEPAYGRTAKWIAADSKGDAESKGFIVVDSSTVIITYLRELLATHASSLLGREEVKKLLDHYRSQYPTLIQELEADKPGNLGMLQQVLQNLLREGLGIRNLVPILETVANKMSKYPNPYVLTEFVRQSISNTIVKDYMVDGKLQVVVVEGRLLDRLNKSLAQDRLEGRDILVLPPDFQRRLLESVADMNRRIQEGRGFPIYVVNREVRMPFAYFLAKEFPPRNFAVLALEEVHSSVPTVIAGELRIAQAQAAEPAETV; translated from the coding sequence ATGGATAAGAAATGGTACATGCAATCCGACTTCATCCTGGGCGCGGGAGCCGTGGCAATCGTGGCTATGCTCGTGGTTCCTCTTCCGGGATTCATGTTGGACTTACTCATTTTATTGAGTTTGGCCATAAGCCTTCTCATCGTTTTGACTTCTTTGTCCATCAAAGAACCGTCGGAGTTTTCCATATTTCCCAGTTTATTACTCATCACCACGATTTATAGGCTGGCATTGAACGTATCCACTACGCGTCAGATTCTTTCCAAAGGACCCGGGGTAAATAGCGCGATCATAGACGCGTTCGGTTCCTTTATCGTAGGAAGCGAATCGGGACTGAGTAAATACGTGGTGGGATTCATTATCTTCCTGATTTTAGTGATCGTGCAGGTGCTCGTGATCACTAAAGGTGCGACGCGGATCTCGGAAGTTGCCGCAAGATTCACGTTGGATGCATTGCCTGGTAAGCAGATGGCCATCGATATGGAACTTTCCACCGGGAATATCAACGAGGCGGAAGCGAGAAAGCGCCGTAAAAAGATAGAAGCGGAAGTGGATTTTTACGGTTCCATGGATGGAGCGAGTAAATTCGTGCAGGGAGACGTGAGAGCGGGCCTTATCATCACCGCGATCAATCTGATCGGAGGAGTGATCATAGGCGCGAGCATCCGGGGAGAATCCTTCATTTCCGCGGTGGAAACTTACGGTAAATTCACCATTGGGGACGGACTGGTTTCCCAGATCCCGGCGCTTCTCACCACCGTGGCGACAGGTATCATAGTGACCCGTTCCGGATCCGAGTCGGACCTGGCGAAACAGTTCAAGACCCAATTGTTCGCGAACTCTAAAGTATTGTATGTGGTCGCGGCTTCCATGGGACTCGGTGCTTTTATCCCGGGACTTCCTTTTCTACCGATGGTTCTTCTTTCCGGAGGGCTCGCTTATCTCGCCTACTCCATGGAAAAGACTGTCCAGGAGCAACTCGAGGTATTGGAGAAGAAGGAAAAAGAATCCGTGGGCGATCGCAAGCCTCGGGATTATTACGACGAGCTTCGAATCGAGCCCATCGAGATCGAATTCGGTTATCATTTGGTTCCCTTGGTGGACGCCTCTCAAGGCGGGACTCTCATGGATCAGATCTCCAACCTCCGGGGAAAATTCGCTCGGGAAAGCGGGATCGTCATTCCTCCTATTCGTATATTAGATAATTTAGAAATTCCGCCGGACCAATTCACGATCAAGATCAACGGGGTGGAAGTGGGTTCCAGCACCATTCGTCCCGAAAAACTCATGGCCATGCCTTCCGCGGAAAGCCAGGAATTATCTTCCATCGAAGGGGAATCTTTTATGGAGCCGGCTTACGGGAGAACCGCAAAATGGATCGCCGCCGACTCCAAGGGAGATGCGGAATCCAAGGGCTTCATCGTCGTGGATTCTTCCACGGTCATCATCACTTATTTGCGGGAACTTCTGGCGACTCATGCTTCCAGCCTACTCGGAAGAGAGGAGGTCAAGAAGCTACTCGATCATTACAGATCCCAGTATCCGACTCTCATCCAGGAATTGGAAGCGGACAAACCCGGAAATTTGGGGATGTTGCAACAGGTACTACAAAATCTTCTACGGGAAGGTCTTGGAATCCGCAATCTGGTTCCGATTCTCGAGACTGTGGCCAACAAAATGTCCAAGTATCCCAATCCTTACGTTCTTACGGAGTTCGTAAGACAGAGTATCTCGAATACGATAGTAAAGGATTATATGGTGGACGGAAAATTACAGGTGGTTGTGGTCGAAGGTCGACTCTTGGATCGTCTGAACAAATCCTTGGCTCAGGATCGCTTGGAAGGAAGGGATATTTTGGTCCTACCTCCCGATTTCCAGAGAAGGCTTTTGGAATCCGTGGCGGATATGAACCGCAGGATCCAGGAAGGACGGGGATTCCCGATATATGTGGTCAACAGGGAAGTGAGAATGCCTTTCGCGTATTTCCTGGCCAAGGAATTCCCGCCTCGAAACTTCGCGGTACTCGCTTTGGAAGAAGTTCATTCTTCCGTTCCTACGGTAATCGCGGGAGAATTGAGAATCGCACAAGCCCAAGCCGCGGAACCGGCGGAAACGGTTTAA
- the flhF gene encoding flagellar biosynthesis protein FlhF — protein MDFAKIRGKDLQDCLMQMKMKYGPEAHVIEHRILTEGGVFGTGLMAKKVVEIQVGIPEKASSREKVEKKLQDLKELLKQKSVQGTERRRSLDELPSWEERSVRPRAASSLPKELTEPEEFETVPEKVGISFSREFEPKTNIRKPEQDSLILRLRDRLVKEGMTESYAEEIVSAVELRLSPLDRSRAASIQEKTVEVLSERVQAEPDLFQGTRRGQRKVVFFVGPTGSGKTTSIAKLAAKYHLHMGKGVSLYTTDNYRIAAIEQLKRYADTMEMPFYAVKDLKRFQETLARDGSELILIDTAGYSHRNVEQLGKMHGYLSAFGEKDNVENILVLSATSSYHHSHSVMKAYEPLGFRRILLTKLDEAEFLGGFLELADTLNKGFTHLSVGQEVPFDMIPAEKHLLAECAVNPEKIIEIRGEVFSA, from the coding sequence ATGGATTTCGCAAAGATAAGAGGCAAGGATCTGCAGGATTGCCTGATGCAGATGAAGATGAAATACGGCCCCGAGGCTCATGTCATCGAACATCGTATCCTCACCGAGGGAGGAGTCTTCGGAACCGGCCTCATGGCCAAGAAGGTGGTGGAGATCCAAGTAGGAATTCCCGAGAAAGCCAGCTCCCGGGAGAAAGTGGAGAAAAAACTCCAAGACTTGAAGGAACTCTTAAAGCAAAAATCCGTACAAGGTACGGAGAGACGTCGCAGTCTGGACGAATTGCCCAGTTGGGAAGAACGCTCCGTAAGACCCAGGGCCGCTTCCTCTCTACCTAAAGAATTGACCGAGCCGGAAGAATTCGAAACCGTTCCGGAAAAAGTAGGAATCTCATTCTCTAGGGAATTCGAGCCTAAGACTAATATCCGTAAGCCGGAACAGGATTCTCTTATCCTGCGTTTGAGGGATCGACTCGTGAAAGAAGGAATGACGGAATCTTACGCGGAAGAAATCGTCTCGGCGGTAGAGTTGAGACTTTCTCCCTTGGATCGATCTCGCGCGGCTTCCATCCAGGAAAAAACCGTAGAGGTACTCTCGGAAAGAGTCCAAGCGGAACCGGATCTTTTCCAAGGAACGCGTAGAGGCCAGAGGAAAGTGGTATTCTTTGTCGGTCCTACGGGTAGCGGTAAAACCACGAGCATCGCGAAACTCGCGGCAAAGTACCACCTGCATATGGGAAAAGGAGTCTCCCTGTATACCACCGATAACTATAGGATCGCCGCTATCGAGCAATTGAAGAGATATGCGGATACCATGGAAATGCCATTCTATGCGGTAAAGGATTTGAAACGTTTCCAGGAGACCCTGGCCAGGGACGGATCCGAACTCATCCTGATAGATACTGCGGGTTATAGCCATCGCAACGTGGAGCAATTGGGGAAAATGCACGGATATCTCTCCGCATTCGGAGAAAAGGACAATGTGGAAAATATTCTTGTATTATCCGCGACTTCTTCCTATCATCATTCCCACTCAGTGATGAAGGCCTACGAACCCCTTGGATTTCGCAGAATTTTATTAACTAAACTGGATGAGGCGGAATTTTTAGGTGGATTTCTGGAACTAGCCGATACACTTAATAAGGGTTTCACTCATTTAAGCGTCGGTCAGGAAGTTCCGTTCGACATGATACCTGCTGAAAAACATTTACTCGCCGAATGCGCTGTAAACCCGGAAAAAATCATCGAAATTCGGGGAGAGGTCTTCTCTGCCTAA
- a CDS encoding MinD/ParA family protein, with protein MDQATQLRKLTEGNTSLKLVSSTKPMTKIIAIASGKGGVGKSTISVNLAISMAKAGQKVLVFDGDLGLANVNVILGIIPKYNLYHVVKGHKSLKDIIIQAPEGVDIIAGASGYSQLANLNDTQRNNLIKGFADLDSYDYMIIDTGAGISSNVIGLTLPADDVIVVTTPEPTAITDSYGLIKAIVSQSRDKNLKMVVNRVRSAIEGKKVADRVIDISGQFLEVRVENLGFIFQDDEVEKSIREQKPYIIHSPKSKASACLNRITYSLLNQEMDNADDSGITGFFRKFFHFVDVREKQQSEED; from the coding sequence ATGGACCAAGCGACTCAGTTGCGGAAACTTACCGAGGGTAATACGAGTTTGAAGCTCGTGTCTTCAACCAAACCTATGACTAAGATCATCGCGATTGCATCCGGAAAAGGAGGAGTAGGTAAGAGCACTATCTCCGTAAACTTGGCCATTTCCATGGCCAAGGCCGGACAAAAAGTTTTGGTCTTCGACGGAGACTTGGGTCTCGCCAATGTGAACGTCATTCTAGGCATCATTCCTAAATACAATCTCTACCATGTGGTCAAGGGACATAAAAGTCTAAAGGATATCATCATCCAAGCCCCTGAGGGAGTGGATATCATTGCGGGAGCGAGCGGTTATTCCCAGCTTGCTAACTTAAACGATACCCAAAGAAATAATCTCATCAAGGGATTCGCCGATCTGGATTCCTACGATTATATGATCATAGACACGGGCGCGGGGATCAGTTCCAACGTGATCGGTCTCACTCTTCCTGCGGACGATGTGATCGTAGTTACCACTCCGGAGCCTACGGCGATTACGGACTCTTACGGTCTTATCAAAGCGATCGTCTCCCAAAGCAGAGACAAAAATCTGAAAATGGTAGTGAACCGAGTGCGTTCCGCCATCGAAGGAAAGAAGGTGGCGGATCGTGTCATCGATATTTCCGGCCAATTCTTAGAGGTTCGGGTGGAGAATCTGGGATTCATTTTCCAAGACGACGAGGTCGAAAAGAGTATCCGGGAGCAAAAGCCCTATATCATCCATTCTCCGAAAAGCAAGGCGTCGGCCTGTTTGAACAGAATCACTTATTCTCTCCTGAACCAGGAGATGGACAACGCGGATGATTCCGGAATCACTGGATTCTTCCGTAAATTCTTCCATTTCGTGGATGTTCGGGAGAAACAACAAAGCGAGGAAGATTGA